The Nocardioides sp. S5 genome includes a window with the following:
- a CDS encoding NADH-quinone oxidoreductase subunit A → MELYLPVVVLSAIAGLFAVGSVLMSSVVGPKRYNRARLDSYECGIQPVSDPGRTNRTIPVRYYTVAMTFIIFDVEIMFLVPWAVHFDQLGTFGYLATVLFILNLSIAYAYEWRRGGLDWD, encoded by the coding sequence GTGGAGCTCTACCTTCCCGTCGTCGTGCTGTCCGCGATCGCCGGCCTGTTCGCGGTCGGCTCGGTGCTGATGAGCTCGGTGGTCGGCCCGAAGCGCTACAACAGGGCGCGTCTCGACTCCTACGAGTGCGGGATCCAGCCGGTCTCCGACCCCGGGCGCACCAACCGCACCATCCCGGTGCGCTACTACACGGTGGCGATGACCTTCATCATCTTCGACGTCGAGATCATGTTCCTCGTGCCCTGGGCGGTCCACTTCGACCAGCTCGGCACGTTCGGCTACCTGGCCACCGTCCTCTTCATCCTCAACCTGTCCATCGCCTACGCCTACGAGTGGCGTCGCGGCGGGCTCGACTGGGACTGA
- a CDS encoding CoA ester lyase, which produces MTRPAKDFFAPLAVGAPTPLREIPARPSRAIHFFDPGNEKMAAKVPDMVGTVDVLLGNLEDAVKAENKETSRQGLVDIAKATDFGPTQLWTRVNSLDSPWGLDDLVTLVTEIGDKLDVIMVPKVQGAEDIHYVDRLLAQLEAKAGLDRPILVHAILETARGVANVEEICGASPRMQGLSLGPADLAADRRMKTTRVGGGHPGYLVRQDPTRDDLGVPQYDAERTTYQQDLWHYTIARMVDACAMHGIYPYYGPFGDIKDVQACEDQFRNAFLLGCVGAWSLHPVQIAIANKVFSPSVEDVTHARRVIAAMGDGTGAVMIDGKMEDDASVKQCQVMVALADELAAIDPELKKQYDAIELEA; this is translated from the coding sequence ATGACCCGCCCCGCCAAGGACTTCTTCGCCCCCCTCGCCGTCGGTGCTCCCACCCCGCTGCGCGAGATCCCCGCCCGGCCGAGCCGCGCCATCCACTTCTTCGACCCCGGCAACGAGAAGATGGCCGCCAAGGTGCCCGACATGGTCGGCACCGTCGACGTGCTGCTCGGCAACCTCGAGGACGCGGTCAAGGCCGAGAACAAGGAGACGTCGCGCCAGGGCCTCGTCGACATCGCGAAGGCGACCGACTTCGGTCCGACCCAGCTCTGGACCCGGGTCAACTCACTCGACAGCCCGTGGGGCCTCGACGACCTGGTCACCCTGGTGACGGAGATCGGCGACAAGCTCGACGTGATCATGGTGCCGAAGGTCCAGGGCGCCGAGGACATCCACTACGTCGACCGCCTGCTCGCCCAGCTCGAGGCGAAGGCGGGCCTCGACCGGCCGATCCTCGTGCACGCGATCCTCGAGACCGCGCGCGGCGTGGCCAACGTCGAGGAGATCTGCGGCGCCAGCCCGCGTATGCAGGGCCTGTCGCTCGGCCCCGCCGACCTGGCCGCGGACCGCCGGATGAAGACCACCCGCGTCGGCGGCGGCCACCCGGGCTACCTCGTGCGCCAGGACCCGACGCGCGACGACCTCGGCGTGCCGCAGTACGACGCCGAGCGGACGACGTACCAGCAGGACCTGTGGCACTACACGATCGCCCGCATGGTCGACGCCTGCGCGATGCACGGGATCTACCCCTACTACGGGCCGTTCGGGGACATCAAGGACGTGCAGGCGTGCGAGGACCAGTTCCGCAACGCCTTCCTGCTCGGGTGCGTCGGCGCGTGGTCGCTCCACCCGGTGCAGATCGCTATCGCGAACAAGGTGTTCTCCCCCAGCGTCGAGGACGTCACCCACGCCCGCCGCGTCATCGCCGCGATGGGTGACGGCACGGGCGCGGTGATGATCGACGGCAAGATGGAGGACGACGCCTCGGTCAAGCAGTGCCAGGTGATGGTCGCCCTCGCCGACGAGCTCGCCGCGATCGACCCCGAGCTGAAGAAGCAGTACGACGCCATCGAGCTGGAGGCCTGA
- a CDS encoding CoA ester lyase, with product MTDFTPLRSVLYMPGSNERALEKAKTIACDGLILDLEDAVAPDAKPAAREAAAAAAASGDYGRRTVTIRVNGIGTQWHDDDIVAASQAGPAAIVVPKVGSAAEVQQLVAAMEAAGAPDHTKLWAMVETPGAILDGLAIARASERLGAFVLGTNDLVKELYAEHVPGRAPILPSLHTALLAGRAAGIAVIDGVYNDVKDTEGFLAECEQGRQMGFDGKTLIHPGQVEGANAAFAPSAQAVEDAHGLIAAWEDGKGAGVVTWNGKMVENLHVESARRTLAIDEAVRALAAD from the coding sequence ATGACTGACTTCACCCCTCTCCGCTCCGTGCTCTACATGCCCGGCTCCAACGAGCGGGCGCTGGAGAAGGCGAAGACGATCGCGTGCGACGGCCTGATCCTCGACCTCGAGGACGCCGTCGCCCCCGACGCCAAGCCCGCTGCTCGTGAGGCCGCAGCTGCGGCGGCCGCGAGCGGCGACTACGGGCGGCGTACGGTCACCATCCGCGTCAACGGCATCGGGACCCAGTGGCACGACGACGACATCGTCGCCGCCAGCCAGGCCGGACCGGCCGCGATCGTGGTGCCCAAGGTCGGCAGCGCCGCCGAGGTCCAGCAGCTCGTCGCCGCGATGGAGGCGGCCGGCGCCCCGGACCACACGAAGCTGTGGGCGATGGTCGAGACCCCCGGAGCGATCCTCGACGGCCTCGCGATCGCCCGCGCGTCCGAGCGCCTCGGCGCCTTCGTGCTCGGCACCAACGACCTCGTCAAGGAGCTGTACGCCGAGCACGTGCCGGGTCGTGCGCCGATCCTGCCCAGCCTGCACACCGCGCTCCTGGCCGGGCGGGCCGCCGGCATCGCCGTGATCGACGGCGTCTACAACGACGTGAAGGACACCGAGGGCTTCCTCGCCGAGTGCGAGCAGGGCCGGCAGATGGGCTTCGACGGCAAGACCCTCATTCACCCCGGACAGGTCGAGGGCGCCAACGCCGCCTTCGCCCCCAGCGCGCAGGCGGTCGAGGACGCCCACGGCCTCATCGCGGCCTGGGAGGACGGCAAGGGCGCCGGCGTGGTCACCTGGAACGGCAAGATGGTGGAGAACCTCCACGTCGAGTCGGCCCGTCGCACGCTCGCCATCGACGAGGCCGTCAGGGCGCTGGCCGCGGACTGA
- a CDS encoding M48 family metallopeptidase: protein MASGEKKPARSRVVLTDISSRAWEHPADRGALVALRKLKGFDVLLKTMSGVFRERAWRLTLLGSAVRVDERQFARLHRLLAEVGRSLDATDLPEMYVQADPTLTAITVGMDRPIIVLSSGLVHHLDDDELRFVIGHELGHAVSGHAVYRTLLVRLLGLGGLLNAIPGGAIGIRMVTVGLLEWSRKAELSADRAGLLAAQDPTAALRTHMKLASGGTLDELDVTSFLSQGAEYDEGGDVRESLIKLSLLQQQSHPFAVVRATELRRWIDSGAYTAILGGTYPRRGDDDEASVSEAAQEAAASYAVAFERTQDTLGRLVHDLAGWVGSASTWIGDRFRRGESA from the coding sequence ATGGCATCGGGGGAGAAGAAGCCGGCGCGCTCGCGCGTCGTGCTGACGGACATCAGCTCGCGGGCGTGGGAGCACCCCGCCGACAGGGGCGCACTGGTCGCGCTGCGCAAGCTCAAGGGCTTCGACGTGCTGCTCAAGACCATGTCGGGGGTCTTCCGCGAGCGGGCGTGGCGCCTGACGCTGCTCGGCTCAGCGGTGCGCGTCGACGAGCGGCAGTTCGCGCGGCTGCACCGGCTGCTGGCCGAGGTCGGCCGCAGCCTCGACGCCACCGACCTGCCCGAGATGTACGTCCAGGCGGACCCGACGCTGACCGCGATCACCGTCGGCATGGACCGCCCGATCATCGTGCTGTCCTCGGGCCTGGTGCACCACCTCGACGACGACGAGCTGCGCTTCGTCATCGGCCACGAGCTCGGCCACGCGGTCAGCGGCCACGCGGTCTACCGCACGCTGCTGGTCCGCCTGCTCGGCCTCGGCGGACTGCTCAACGCGATCCCCGGTGGCGCCATCGGCATCCGCATGGTCACCGTCGGGCTGCTCGAGTGGTCGCGCAAGGCCGAGCTGTCGGCCGATCGCGCCGGACTGCTCGCCGCACAGGACCCGACCGCGGCGCTGCGCACCCACATGAAGCTCGCCAGCGGCGGCACCCTCGACGAGCTCGACGTGACGTCGTTCCTCTCCCAGGGAGCGGAGTACGACGAGGGCGGCGACGTGCGCGAGTCCCTCATCAAGCTCTCCCTGCTGCAGCAGCAGTCGCACCCCTTCGCCGTCGTCCGGGCGACCGAGCTCCGTCGCTGGATTGACTCGGGCGCCTACACCGCGATCCTCGGGGGCACCTACCCGCGTCGCGGCGACGACGACGAGGCCTCGGTCAGCGAGGCCGCGCAGGAGGCGGCCGCGAGCTACGCCGTCGCCTTCGAGCGCACCCAGGACACCCTCGGCCGCCTGGTCCACGACCTCGCCGGCTGGGTCGGCTCGGCGAGCACGTGGATCGGCGACCGGTTCCGTCGCGGCGAGAGCGCCTGA
- a CDS encoding aminoglycoside phosphotransferase family protein, protein MPTSQRTHHVALVRDDSVRVTGNGALPSFVQDREDDDAPDPTAYATTVVGHGVHLAPVVTLPQEDADRPPDRLHVLALRGGAPSGTDWRRVDDLDEQWRAPVRAALEQYTGSAPPRRPDWFRPGWHDRVEAWVDDRLSAIGSRRTGPLRTHRVWSISAVFEVPTDRGTLWFKACCDHFIAEAAIVRRLTQRIGHLVPLLVAGDDRAGWLLMEPLQGASDRDRADGAADAAAPRWARAQVAALDWLDELRSAGCPERGLEATLAAWRVVLATSPELAQLTESERWELTTAGAAAEALVREFWACGLPDTLSHGDLHPGNVAYDGREVRIFDWTDGCVTHPLLDGSHLARVLDWYGTGEGEAERVMQAHARPWRDAFPDADVDRGLELAPLADLVFQTVTFAQIAAAAEDGSGDFDGVVAMLTRKVVEWVAVEDG, encoded by the coding sequence ATGCCCACCTCGCAGCGCACGCACCACGTCGCCCTCGTCCGCGACGACAGCGTCCGCGTCACCGGCAACGGCGCGCTGCCGAGCTTCGTGCAGGACCGCGAGGACGATGACGCGCCCGATCCCACGGCGTACGCCACCACCGTCGTCGGCCACGGGGTGCACCTGGCCCCGGTCGTGACGTTGCCCCAGGAGGACGCCGACAGACCGCCCGACCGGCTGCACGTCCTTGCGCTGCGCGGCGGAGCGCCCTCCGGCACCGACTGGCGACGGGTCGACGACCTCGACGAGCAGTGGCGGGCACCGGTGCGCGCGGCCCTCGAGCAGTACACCGGCTCCGCCCCTCCGCGACGACCGGACTGGTTCCGTCCCGGGTGGCACGACCGGGTCGAGGCGTGGGTGGACGACCGGCTGTCCGCGATCGGGAGTCGACGCACGGGCCCGCTCCGCACCCACCGGGTCTGGAGCATCTCAGCCGTGTTCGAGGTCCCGACCGACCGCGGCACGCTGTGGTTCAAGGCGTGCTGCGACCACTTCATCGCCGAGGCGGCCATCGTGCGCCGCCTCACCCAGCGGATCGGCCACCTGGTGCCGCTGCTGGTGGCGGGGGACGACCGAGCCGGCTGGCTGCTGATGGAGCCCTTGCAGGGCGCCTCCGACCGCGACCGCGCCGACGGCGCCGCCGACGCGGCGGCGCCCCGGTGGGCGCGGGCGCAGGTCGCGGCACTCGACTGGCTCGACGAGCTCCGCTCCGCAGGTTGCCCCGAACGGGGTCTGGAGGCCACGCTCGCGGCGTGGCGCGTGGTCCTGGCCACCAGCCCGGAGCTGGCCCAGCTCACCGAGTCCGAGCGGTGGGAGCTGACGACCGCCGGCGCGGCCGCCGAGGCGCTGGTGCGCGAGTTCTGGGCGTGCGGACTCCCCGACACCCTCTCCCACGGCGACCTGCACCCCGGCAACGTCGCCTACGACGGACGTGAGGTGCGGATCTTCGACTGGACCGACGGCTGCGTGACGCACCCGTTGCTCGACGGCAGCCACCTCGCCCGCGTGCTCGACTGGTACGGGACCGGCGAGGGCGAGGCGGAGCGGGTGATGCAGGCGCACGCACGGCCGTGGCGCGACGCCTTCCCCGACGCCGACGTCGACCGCGGCCTCGAGCTCGCTCCGCTGGCGGACCTCGTCTTCCAGACCGTCACCTTCGCCCAGATCGCAGCGGCGGCCGAGGACGGCTCCGGCGACTTCGACGGCGTCGTGGCCATGCTGACCCGCAAGGTCGTCGAGTGGGTGGCCGTCGAGGACGGCTGA
- a CDS encoding DinB family protein, with protein MDADAAKANLHAYLQHEREAVLAKLDGLSEYDVRRPLTVTGTNLLGLVKHLATWEARYLGEVFGRPFPEPLPRWDDEAEQYADSWATEDESRADVIDRYRRVWAHGDATVEALDLDSTGRVEWWGDAEVPLFNVLTHLLAETSRHAGHADILREGLDGAVGTDAEAMAADGPDAAFWARRREEIEAAARRVD; from the coding sequence ATGGACGCCGACGCCGCCAAGGCCAACCTCCACGCCTACCTCCAGCACGAGCGCGAGGCGGTGCTCGCCAAGCTCGACGGGCTCTCGGAGTACGACGTACGCCGTCCGCTGACCGTCACCGGGACCAACCTGCTCGGCCTCGTCAAGCACCTCGCGACGTGGGAGGCGCGCTACCTCGGTGAGGTGTTCGGCCGCCCCTTCCCGGAGCCGCTGCCGCGGTGGGACGACGAGGCGGAGCAGTACGCCGACAGCTGGGCGACCGAGGACGAGTCGCGGGCCGACGTCATCGACCGCTACCGCCGGGTCTGGGCCCACGGCGACGCGACCGTCGAGGCGCTCGACCTCGACAGCACCGGCCGCGTGGAGTGGTGGGGGGACGCCGAGGTGCCGCTCTTCAACGTCCTCACCCACCTGCTCGCCGAGACCAGCCGGCACGCCGGCCACGCCGACATCCTGCGCGAGGGGCTCGACGGAGCGGTCGGGACCGACGCGGAGGCGATGGCCGCCGACGGGCCCGACGCCGCCTTCTGGGCTCGGCGGCGTGAGGAGATCGAGGCCGCAGCACGGCGGGTGGACTGA
- a CDS encoding fibronectin type III domain-containing protein — translation MPVPQLRRLPRRLTGAVALALLASTSPVGAVAQSDPAAGRGQDVQLTAAPRLLDGPARGERAIRRLGDMLPVAAARNDLRAGELRSLLRNDATAWVDVDGRAYFVEPTPEATGAGAPTAPAVAPLSETFTLHSNPGADLTIFLDVDGADVSGTAWNSMGVTPGLHPAWDPAGDGAGFSDSEKRQVQEVWAIVAEDYAPFGVDVTTEDPGHDGLVRTDPLDTTYGTRVLVSPSNDAHTTICDGACGGVAYLDVFDEIASRYQPAWVFPQAVGDAKGVAEAASHEAGHNLGLRHHGTTTQGYYMGHGSWAPIMGVGYYKPIVQWSHGSYPGADNSAQDDVAVLTGYLGRRTDEAPDAVDAPAALLTGTTYITDASDVDTFLLGHCTSGAVVAVAPAPLAPNLDVRAVLRAGDGSVVATSAPVSGYGDGTTATGVDATLTVPSTGPGWTVSVEAVGEGSWSAGGYDDYGSLGAYTVTATGCEDVPSGAPSAPQSAAAGSAALGSLTLSWQAPADPGSSPVTSYVVSRSGTTQTWTLPATARSHVFTALAAGTSYALSVRAVNATAAGPVATTSGTTLAPPPAAPSAPRSVTSSYDAGTDTISVWWAEPSSSGTQPISGYAIYLDGVRLGEVDPDGRNITMTDESGFTEGTHTVGVAAVNAVGESVRATATVVVDRPDAVPAAPLLIMVMSGDGTASVSWTAPADNGSVITGYTVIARSAGEVDRRYAVAAPALGTTLTGLTNGVTWTISVTATNGVGTSAESQPLAVTPVGVVDTGNPPAPTPTPTPTPTPPPVPVSTPTTPTAAVPLRMAPPRVKVTGRKVVVRWSAASSPTSSVRTYRVDLSRGTDRSARGSTRKLVLKLRPGTYRIRVAALNATGWSRSSRWVRVRVR, via the coding sequence GTGCCCGTGCCCCAGCTCCGACGCCTCCCTCGCCGCCTCACCGGGGCCGTTGCCCTCGCCCTCCTCGCATCGACGTCGCCCGTCGGCGCCGTGGCCCAGTCCGACCCGGCTGCGGGGCGCGGGCAGGACGTCCAGCTCACCGCTGCGCCCCGCCTGCTCGACGGGCCGGCCCGCGGCGAGCGCGCGATCCGCCGGCTCGGCGACATGCTGCCGGTGGCCGCGGCCCGCAACGACCTGCGTGCCGGCGAGCTGCGCTCCCTGCTGCGCAACGACGCGACCGCATGGGTGGACGTGGACGGCCGGGCCTACTTCGTCGAGCCCACCCCCGAGGCGACCGGGGCGGGTGCGCCGACGGCGCCCGCGGTGGCGCCCCTGTCCGAGACGTTCACGCTGCACAGCAACCCCGGGGCGGACCTGACGATCTTCCTCGACGTGGACGGCGCCGACGTGTCGGGCACGGCGTGGAACTCCATGGGCGTGACGCCCGGCCTTCATCCCGCCTGGGACCCCGCCGGCGACGGCGCCGGCTTCAGCGACAGCGAGAAGCGTCAGGTCCAGGAGGTCTGGGCGATCGTCGCGGAGGACTACGCGCCGTTCGGTGTCGACGTGACCACCGAGGACCCCGGCCATGACGGCCTGGTGCGGACCGACCCCCTCGACACGACGTACGGCACGCGGGTGCTGGTCTCGCCGAGCAACGACGCGCACACCACGATCTGCGACGGGGCCTGCGGCGGTGTCGCCTACCTGGACGTCTTCGACGAGATCGCGTCCCGCTACCAGCCGGCCTGGGTGTTCCCGCAGGCAGTCGGCGACGCCAAGGGCGTGGCTGAGGCGGCGTCGCACGAGGCGGGGCACAACCTCGGGCTGCGGCACCACGGCACCACGACCCAGGGCTACTACATGGGGCACGGGAGCTGGGCACCCATCATGGGGGTGGGCTACTACAAGCCGATCGTCCAGTGGAGCCACGGGTCCTACCCGGGGGCCGACAACTCCGCCCAGGACGACGTCGCGGTGCTGACCGGATATCTCGGCCGTCGGACGGACGAGGCACCCGACGCGGTCGACGCGCCCGCCGCGCTGCTCACTGGGACGACGTACATCACCGACGCGAGCGACGTCGACACGTTCCTCCTCGGCCACTGCACGTCCGGCGCCGTCGTCGCGGTCGCCCCCGCCCCCCTCGCCCCGAACCTCGACGTGCGGGCGGTCCTCCGCGCCGGCGACGGCAGCGTGGTTGCCACCTCCGCACCCGTCTCCGGGTACGGCGACGGCACCACCGCGACGGGCGTCGACGCCACGCTCACCGTCCCGTCCACCGGTCCCGGCTGGACCGTCTCCGTCGAGGCGGTCGGCGAGGGCAGCTGGTCCGCCGGCGGGTACGACGACTACGGCAGCCTCGGCGCCTACACCGTCACGGCCACGGGATGCGAGGACGTTCCGTCCGGCGCACCGAGCGCCCCGCAGAGCGCCGCCGCCGGGTCCGCGGCACTGGGCAGCCTGACCCTGTCCTGGCAGGCCCCGGCGGACCCGGGCAGCAGCCCGGTCACGAGCTACGTCGTCAGCCGTTCGGGGACGACCCAGACCTGGACACTGCCCGCAACGGCCCGCAGCCACGTCTTCACCGCGCTGGCCGCTGGGACGTCGTACGCCCTGTCGGTCCGTGCGGTCAACGCGACGGCTGCCGGACCGGTGGCCACGACTTCGGGCACCACGCTCGCCCCGCCGCCCGCCGCGCCCAGCGCTCCCCGCAGCGTGACCTCCTCGTACGACGCGGGCACCGACACGATCTCCGTCTGGTGGGCCGAGCCGAGCAGCTCCGGCACCCAGCCGATCTCGGGCTACGCGATCTACCTGGACGGCGTGCGACTGGGAGAGGTGGACCCGGACGGCCGGAACATCACGATGACCGACGAGTCGGGCTTCACCGAGGGCACCCACACCGTGGGCGTGGCCGCTGTGAACGCCGTCGGCGAGTCGGTCCGGGCAACCGCGACGGTCGTCGTCGACCGCCCGGATGCCGTCCCCGCAGCGCCACTCCTCATCATGGTCATGTCGGGCGACGGCACGGCATCGGTCTCCTGGACGGCGCCCGCGGACAACGGCTCGGTGATCACCGGCTACACGGTGATCGCACGGTCCGCGGGGGAGGTCGACCGCCGGTACGCCGTCGCGGCCCCGGCGCTCGGCACCACCCTCACCGGCCTGACGAACGGCGTGACCTGGACGATCAGCGTGACCGCCACGAACGGTGTGGGCACGTCTGCGGAGTCCCAGCCCCTGGCCGTCACGCCTGTGGGGGTCGTCGACACCGGAAACCCGCCCGCCCCCACCCCCACCCCTACCCCCACCCCGACACCCCCGCCGGTCCCGGTGTCGACGCCCACCACGCCGACCGCGGCCGTGCCGCTCCGCATGGCGCCTCCGAGGGTGAAGGTCACCGGGCGCAAGGTCGTCGTGAGGTGGTCGGCTGCGAGCAGCCCCACGAGCTCGGTCAGGACCTACCGGGTCGACCTCTCCAGGGGGACCGACAGGTCCGCCAGGGGATCGACCCGCAAGCTGGTGCTGAAGCTGCGGCCCGGCACCTACAGGATCAGGGTCGCCGCGCTCAACGCCACGGGCTGGTCGCGGTCCAGCCGCTGGGTCAGGGTCCGCGTCCGCTGA
- the hutU gene encoding urocanate hydratase, whose protein sequence is MNDRLPIHAATGTELTAKSWQTEAPLRMLMNNLDPDNAERPEDLVVYGGTGKAARSWEAYDAIVRTLRDLEDDETLLVQSGKPVGVMRTHAWAPRVLIANSNLVGDWADWEEFRRLEDLGLTMYGQMTAGSWIYIGTQGILQGTFETFAAIADLRFSGTLAGTITVTAGLGGMGGAQPLAVTMNDGVAICVECDQHRIDRRLETRYLDVQARDLDHAIELALEARDERRGLSIGLLGNAAEVLPELLERHLARNEAGDGPLVDIVTDQTSAHDPLFYLPAGTAYDDWERERTRDPRGFTKRAQQSMATHVRAMVEFQDAGAEVFDYGNSIRDEARKGGYDRAFEFPGFVPAYIRPLFCEGKGPFRWAALSGDPADIAATDRAIKELFPADEKPEYARLHTWLDMAAERVQFQGLPARICWLGYGDRHRAGLKFNEMVASGELKAPIVIGRDHLDCGSVASPYRETEAMLDGSDAIADWAILNALVNTASGATWVSFHHGGGVGIGRSLHAGQVTVADGTALAAEKIERVLTNDPGMGVIRHVDAGYDRAAEVAQERGVRIPMSEG, encoded by the coding sequence GTGAACGACAGATTGCCGATCCACGCCGCCACCGGCACCGAGCTGACCGCGAAGTCGTGGCAGACCGAGGCGCCGCTGCGGATGCTGATGAACAACCTCGACCCCGACAACGCCGAACGCCCCGAGGACCTCGTCGTCTACGGCGGCACCGGCAAGGCGGCGCGCAGCTGGGAGGCGTACGACGCCATCGTCCGCACCCTGCGCGACCTCGAGGACGACGAGACGCTGCTCGTGCAGTCCGGCAAGCCGGTCGGCGTGATGCGCACCCACGCCTGGGCGCCGCGGGTGCTGATCGCCAACTCCAACCTCGTCGGCGACTGGGCCGACTGGGAGGAGTTCCGCCGGCTCGAGGACCTCGGGCTGACGATGTACGGCCAGATGACGGCCGGGTCGTGGATCTACATCGGCACCCAGGGGATCCTGCAGGGCACCTTCGAGACCTTCGCCGCGATCGCGGACCTCCGCTTCAGCGGGACCCTCGCCGGCACCATCACCGTGACCGCCGGGCTCGGCGGGATGGGTGGCGCGCAGCCGCTCGCGGTGACGATGAACGACGGCGTCGCGATCTGCGTCGAGTGCGACCAGCACCGCATCGACCGCCGCCTCGAGACCCGCTACCTCGACGTCCAGGCGCGCGACCTCGACCACGCGATCGAGCTCGCGCTCGAGGCACGCGACGAGCGCCGCGGTCTGTCGATCGGCCTGCTCGGCAACGCCGCCGAGGTGCTGCCCGAGCTGCTCGAGCGGCACCTCGCCCGCAACGAGGCGGGGGACGGCCCGCTGGTCGACATCGTCACCGACCAGACCTCTGCGCACGACCCGCTCTTCTACCTCCCCGCCGGGACGGCGTACGACGACTGGGAGCGCGAGCGCACGCGAGATCCCCGCGGCTTCACCAAGCGCGCGCAGCAGTCCATGGCCACGCACGTGCGGGCGATGGTGGAGTTCCAGGACGCCGGTGCCGAGGTCTTCGACTACGGCAACTCGATCCGCGACGAGGCCCGCAAGGGCGGCTACGACCGGGCGTTCGAGTTCCCCGGCTTCGTGCCGGCGTACATCCGGCCGCTGTTCTGCGAGGGGAAGGGCCCGTTCCGGTGGGCCGCGCTGTCCGGCGACCCCGCGGACATCGCCGCCACCGACCGCGCCATCAAGGAGCTCTTCCCGGCCGACGAGAAGCCGGAGTACGCCCGCCTGCACACGTGGCTCGACATGGCCGCCGAGCGGGTGCAGTTCCAGGGCCTGCCGGCGCGGATCTGCTGGCTCGGCTACGGAGACCGCCACCGCGCGGGGCTGAAGTTCAACGAGATGGTGGCCAGCGGCGAGCTGAAGGCGCCGATCGTCATCGGCCGCGACCACCTCGACTGCGGCTCGGTCGCCTCGCCCTACCGCGAGACCGAGGCGATGCTCGACGGCTCCGACGCCATCGCCGACTGGGCGATCCTCAACGCGCTGGTCAACACCGCCTCCGGTGCGACGTGGGTGTCGTTCCACCACGGCGGCGGCGTCGGCATCGGTCGCTCGCTCCACGCCGGCCAGGTCACGGTCGCCGACGGCACTGCGCTCGCGGCGGAGAAGATCGAGCGGGTGCTCACCAACGACCCGGGCATGGGCGTGATCCGCCACGTCGACGCGGGCTACGACCGCGCCGCCGAGGTCGCGCAGGAGCGCGGCGTACGGATCCCGATGTCCGAGGGCTGA